The following are encoded together in the Kribbella sp. CA-293567 genome:
- a CDS encoding YihY/virulence factor BrkB family protein → MNTLARRVDSVQRRRRRLGFPLAVVYKFFDDQGSYLAVIVTYYAFVAIFPLLLISSSVLGFFLQGNEDLQKAVLESALKEFPIVGTQLATPQGLEGSTGAVIVGTLTAIYGIIGLGQAVQNAVNVTWGIPRNGRLNPFRGRLRSGALLTLAGVTVLSFATLTVLAGSQGSLPGGYAEGMGWLVSIGSVLVLTAMLTLCLRPGARPRPALRKILPGAFFTAVGWHLLERLGGIYVDHVLAKASEVNGVFALTLGLIGLIYAASVIAVIGAELNSVIAHRLYPRSLLALFTDSAVDLTPADHRAYAMYAQAQRHKSSETIAVTFEHRPGRGRKPDPEEPADS, encoded by the coding sequence GTGAATACCTTGGCGCGGCGGGTGGACTCCGTCCAGCGGCGGCGTCGGCGACTCGGGTTTCCGCTGGCCGTGGTCTACAAGTTCTTCGACGACCAGGGCAGCTACCTCGCCGTGATCGTCACGTACTACGCGTTCGTGGCGATCTTCCCGCTGCTGCTGATCTCGTCCTCGGTGCTGGGTTTCTTCCTGCAGGGCAACGAGGATCTGCAGAAGGCGGTGCTGGAGTCGGCGCTCAAGGAGTTCCCGATCGTCGGCACCCAGCTCGCCACGCCGCAGGGGCTGGAAGGCAGTACGGGCGCGGTGATCGTCGGAACGCTGACCGCGATCTACGGCATCATCGGGCTCGGCCAGGCCGTGCAGAACGCCGTCAACGTGACCTGGGGGATTCCCCGGAACGGCCGGCTGAACCCGTTCCGTGGCCGGCTTCGGTCCGGCGCGCTGCTGACGCTGGCCGGCGTCACCGTGCTCAGCTTCGCGACCCTCACCGTGCTGGCCGGCAGCCAGGGATCACTTCCCGGCGGGTACGCCGAGGGGATGGGCTGGCTGGTGTCGATCGGCTCCGTGCTGGTCCTGACCGCGATGCTGACCCTGTGCCTGCGTCCCGGCGCCCGGCCGCGCCCGGCGTTGCGCAAGATCCTCCCGGGGGCGTTCTTCACCGCCGTCGGCTGGCACCTGCTCGAACGTCTCGGCGGGATCTACGTCGACCACGTACTGGCCAAGGCCAGCGAGGTGAACGGCGTCTTCGCGCTGACCCTCGGTCTGATCGGTCTGATCTACGCTGCCTCGGTGATCGCGGTGATCGGCGCCGAGCTGAACTCGGTCATCGCCCACCGCCTCTACCCGCGCTCGCTGCTGGCACTCTTCACGGACTCGGCGGTCGACCTCACGCCGGCCGACCATCGCGCGTACGCGATGTACGCGCAGGCGCAACGGCACAAGTCGTCCGAGACGATCGCCGTCACCTTCGAGCATCGCCCGGGCCGCGGCCGCAAGCCCGACCCGGAAGAACCCGCCGACAGCTGA
- a CDS encoding YiaA/YiaB family inner membrane protein, producing the protein MTKPIQPSQTQAFYLQAILSFGVSITAMTIAIVYLPAAGWIRAFLALGLLYLVTSTVTLCKVVRDRQELSVVTNRVDQARLDKLLADHDPFKVEV; encoded by the coding sequence ATGACGAAACCGATCCAGCCCTCGCAGACCCAGGCGTTCTACCTCCAGGCGATCCTGTCCTTCGGCGTCTCGATCACCGCCATGACCATCGCGATCGTCTACCTCCCCGCCGCCGGCTGGATCCGCGCCTTCCTCGCCCTCGGCCTGCTGTACCTCGTCACCTCCACCGTGACGCTGTGCAAGGTCGTCCGCGACCGCCAGGAACTCTCGGTCGTCACCAACCGGGTGGACCAGGCCCGCCTCGACAAACTCCTCGCCGACCACGACCCGTTCAAGGTCGAGGTCTGA